A single Henriciella sp. AS95 DNA region contains:
- a CDS encoding 2'-deoxycytidine 5'-triphosphate deaminase: protein MAEAKPGVLPDHELKALFDAGAIRTSDSLDVDQIQPASLDLRLAQDAYRIRASFLPGGDRSVADVLQEPGIELHRIDLTKQGAVLETGCVYLVPLMEHLKLPAGVSGRANPKSSTGRIDVFTRLVTNRGKAFDDIPTGYSGPLWLEISPRTFSILARPGDRLAQLRLRRGKPQNTSEKTVSIDMDAANGEPVGWRAKHHAGLIDLRGIAKHEVADFWEPLFPHKGRLVLNPEDFYILASREAVKVAGTKAAEMAPIAPELGEFRAHYAGFFDPGFGTNKGGSRAVLEVRSRDVPFILEHGQPVAKLVYEDMTAKPSALYGGKLSNYQGQGLKLSKHFG from the coding sequence ATGGCTGAAGCAAAACCGGGCGTTTTGCCTGATCACGAACTCAAGGCCTTGTTCGATGCGGGCGCAATTCGCACGAGCGACTCGCTGGACGTTGACCAGATTCAGCCGGCCAGCCTGGATCTTCGCCTGGCACAGGACGCTTACCGCATCCGGGCCTCCTTCCTGCCCGGCGGCGACCGGTCTGTCGCGGACGTTCTGCAAGAGCCCGGCATCGAACTGCACCGGATAGACCTGACAAAACAGGGCGCGGTGCTGGAAACAGGCTGCGTTTATCTCGTTCCGCTGATGGAGCACCTCAAACTCCCTGCCGGCGTTTCCGGGCGGGCCAATCCAAAATCTTCGACGGGGCGTATCGATGTCTTTACGCGTCTCGTGACCAATCGCGGCAAGGCGTTCGACGATATCCCGACCGGCTATTCAGGACCGCTCTGGCTGGAAATCAGCCCCCGTACATTCTCCATTCTGGCGCGCCCGGGTGACCGCCTCGCCCAGCTACGCCTGCGCCGAGGGAAACCGCAAAACACCAGCGAGAAGACAGTCTCCATCGACATGGATGCGGCGAATGGCGAGCCCGTCGGCTGGCGTGCCAAACATCATGCAGGCCTGATTGACCTGCGGGGCATCGCGAAACATGAAGTCGCCGATTTCTGGGAACCGCTGTTCCCGCACAAGGGGCGCCTGGTCCTCAACCCGGAGGATTTCTACATCCTCGCCTCCCGGGAAGCTGTAAAAGTGGCGGGGACCAAAGCTGCGGAGATGGCACCGATCGCGCCTGAACTCGGCGAGTTCCGGGCCCATTATGCGGGCTTCTTCGATCCCGGGTTCGGCACCAATAAAGGCGGATCTCGCGCTGTCCTGGAAGTGCGCTCGCGCGACGTACCGTTCATTCTTGAACACGGCCAGCCAGTGGCCAAACTGGTCTATGAAGACATGACGGCCAAACCATCCGCTCTCTATGGCGGAAAGCTGAGCAACTATCAGGGCCAGGGCCTGAAACTCTCCAAACATTTCGGTTGA
- a CDS encoding MFS transporter — MALAPNLHVFRHRAYLHYWLMRVSIAAARQMEAVAIGWQVYNVARDPAETGGLGWGIEHSAFLLGLVGLSQFVPVLLLSLVGGQAADRLNRKMILLVTISVRILVSFGLLASVFLPASYALPIIFGVAATLGCVNAFVPAAANSLFPRLVPRAELPTAIAWNSLGFQTATITGPAIGGLIYAFGGAEAVYITAIVIACFSFTALATAKTPPHEKVLNVRGWSMVFEGLGYIRRNKIVLGAISLDLVVVFFGGAKALLPVFARDILFVGEVGLGFLQASVAVGAAIVAFMLATRPLSRNVGPWMMWAVGIYGAATLVFGLSTMFWLSFAALAVTGAADQISVFVRASLIQLATPDEMKGRVSSVSFIFISASNELGEFESGVAARLLGPVGAVVLGGGMAIVTALLWSRLFPDLTRADRFDGVEEQAVRTS, encoded by the coding sequence ATGGCGCTCGCTCCGAACCTCCACGTCTTCAGACACAGAGCTTACCTGCACTACTGGCTGATGCGGGTCTCGATCGCGGCTGCCCGCCAGATGGAGGCCGTGGCGATCGGCTGGCAGGTCTACAATGTTGCGCGAGACCCGGCCGAAACAGGTGGGCTTGGCTGGGGTATCGAGCACTCGGCCTTTTTGCTTGGGCTGGTCGGCCTGTCGCAATTCGTGCCAGTGCTTCTCCTGTCCCTTGTGGGCGGGCAGGCGGCGGACCGCCTCAATCGCAAAATGATCCTGCTGGTCACAATCAGCGTCAGGATCCTTGTGTCGTTCGGGCTTCTGGCATCGGTGTTCCTGCCGGCAAGCTATGCCCTGCCAATCATTTTCGGCGTCGCGGCGACGCTTGGCTGCGTGAACGCCTTTGTTCCGGCGGCAGCGAATTCGCTGTTCCCGCGACTGGTGCCCCGTGCAGAGCTGCCAACGGCAATTGCCTGGAATTCCCTTGGCTTCCAGACCGCGACGATCACCGGCCCTGCCATTGGCGGCCTTATCTATGCGTTTGGCGGCGCGGAAGCCGTCTACATAACAGCGATTGTTATTGCCTGCTTCTCATTCACCGCTCTTGCGACAGCCAAGACGCCGCCGCACGAAAAAGTGCTGAACGTTCGCGGATGGTCGATGGTTTTCGAAGGCCTTGGCTATATCCGGCGCAACAAGATCGTTCTCGGCGCGATCTCGCTGGACCTTGTTGTGGTGTTTTTCGGTGGGGCCAAGGCGCTCTTGCCGGTCTTCGCGCGCGACATCCTTTTTGTCGGGGAAGTGGGATTAGGCTTTCTCCAGGCCTCCGTCGCTGTTGGAGCGGCCATCGTGGCCTTCATGCTGGCGACCCGCCCGCTGTCGCGAAATGTCGGGCCATGGATGATGTGGGCTGTGGGCATTTATGGAGCGGCAACACTGGTGTTTGGCCTGTCGACCATGTTCTGGCTGTCCTTTGCGGCCCTGGCTGTCACGGGCGCTGCCGATCAGATTTCGGTGTTTGTGCGCGCATCGCTCATCCAGCTTGCGACACCCGATGAGATGAAGGGGCGCGTGTCGTCGGTCTCCTTCATCTTCATTTCCGCGTCCAATGAACTGGGCGAATTTGAAAGCGGGGTCGCTGCGCGCCTGCTCGGACCGGTGGGGGCCGTTGTCTTGGGAGGCGGTATGGCCATCGTCACGGCCCTCCTCTGGAGCAGGCTGTTTCCCGACCTCACGCGCGCTGACCGGTTTGACGGTGTCGAAGAACAGGCCGTCAGAACTAGCTAG
- a CDS encoding helix-turn-helix transcriptional regulator codes for MENIIRTLRAEHGWSQAALADKLDVSRQSVNAIETGKYDPSLPLAFAIARLFEKSIEDIFVDPQQPAKAAE; via the coding sequence ATGGAGAATATCATCCGCACCCTTCGCGCCGAGCATGGATGGAGCCAGGCAGCCCTGGCCGACAAGCTCGATGTGTCGCGCCAGTCGGTGAATGCGATCGAGACAGGCAAGTACGACCCGTCTCTGCCGCTCGCTTTCGCCATTGCCCGGCTTTTCGAAAAGTCCATTGAGGACATCTTCGTGGATCCTCAGCAACCGGCAAAGGCGGCTGAGTGA
- a CDS encoding radical SAM protein gives MVQTTLIEQKFQDPFVTAKGEARGSVDWRGLKTLWLNTGTLCNIECVNCYIKSSPTNDDLVYLTLGDVTPYLDEVDGLGEGTKEIGITGGEPFMCPEILAIIEAILERGHTLLLLTNAMRPMMRPRIQTGLLDLQGRFGEQMVLRVSMDHHTELLHDAERGGGSFALACEGLSWLSEHGFNVAIAGRQALAENETQARAGYATLIERLGLNIDPSDTRQLVLFPEMIEGDSPPEITTACWGILDVDPADMMCASQRMVVKRKGEARAVVTACTLLAYDKRFELGTSLKEATAKPVQLNHAWCASFCVLGGGSCSA, from the coding sequence ATGGTTCAAACCACTCTGATAGAACAGAAATTTCAGGATCCGTTTGTCACGGCAAAGGGCGAAGCGCGCGGCAGTGTTGATTGGCGCGGGCTGAAGACGCTCTGGCTGAATACCGGCACGCTCTGCAACATCGAGTGTGTCAATTGCTACATCAAAAGCTCTCCGACGAATGATGACCTGGTCTACCTGACGCTTGGCGATGTGACGCCTTATCTGGACGAGGTGGATGGACTGGGTGAGGGGACCAAAGAGATCGGCATTACGGGCGGCGAGCCCTTTATGTGTCCGGAGATCCTCGCCATCATCGAAGCCATTCTGGAGCGCGGTCACACGCTGCTCCTGCTGACAAATGCCATGCGGCCGATGATGCGGCCGCGTATCCAGACCGGCCTCCTCGACCTGCAAGGCCGGTTCGGTGAGCAGATGGTTCTCAGGGTCTCAATGGATCATCATACCGAATTGCTGCATGATGCTGAGCGCGGCGGCGGCAGTTTCGCCCTGGCCTGCGAGGGACTGTCCTGGCTCAGCGAACATGGCTTCAATGTTGCCATTGCGGGACGCCAGGCACTGGCCGAAAATGAAACACAGGCCCGCGCCGGTTACGCGACGCTCATTGAGCGGCTCGGTCTCAACATTGACCCGTCCGATACCAGACAGCTCGTCCTCTTCCCCGAGATGATCGAAGGGGACAGCCCTCCCGAGATCACCACCGCCTGCTGGGGCATTCTCGATGTCGATCCGGCTGACATGATGTGCGCGAGCCAGCGCATGGTCGTCAAACGCAAGGGTGAGGCGCGGGCGGTTGTCACAGCGTGTACCTTGCTTGCCTATGACAAGCGGTTCGAGCTTGGCACGTCACTCAAGGAAGCGACCGCCAAGCCCGTTCAGCTCAATCACGCCTGGTGCGCAAGCTTCTGTGTATTAGGCGGCGGCAGCTGCTCGGCCTGA
- a CDS encoding trimeric intracellular cation channel family protein translates to MDPEFLLMLADRIGVFVFAISGGVVAVRKEMDFLGVIVLAFLPAIGGGTLRDLLLDQPVFWLSDSVTLILAIAGGVTAFFFYRYVSQFRALRWPDAAGMALFAIAGAAKALALGHNFLVVVIMGTITASAGGLIRDVVANEEPLVLKEGELYATCAIVGSIVYFLLVRYGPGEIVAVGAGIATAFILRASAILFGLALPKARN, encoded by the coding sequence ATGGATCCAGAGTTTCTCCTTATGCTGGCCGACCGGATCGGCGTTTTCGTCTTTGCGATTTCGGGCGGCGTTGTGGCGGTACGAAAGGAAATGGATTTCCTCGGCGTGATCGTCCTCGCCTTCCTGCCGGCGATCGGCGGAGGGACATTGCGCGATCTCCTGCTTGACCAGCCGGTGTTCTGGCTGAGTGACTCGGTGACGCTCATCCTCGCTATCGCAGGGGGCGTCACAGCCTTCTTCTTCTATCGATATGTGAGCCAGTTCCGCGCCCTTCGCTGGCCGGATGCGGCGGGGATGGCCCTGTTTGCGATTGCCGGCGCCGCCAAGGCGCTGGCGCTGGGACATAACTTCCTGGTGGTCGTGATCATGGGCACGATCACGGCAAGCGCTGGCGGGCTGATCCGCGATGTGGTCGCGAATGAAGAGCCGCTGGTCCTGAAGGAGGGCGAACTTTACGCGACGTGCGCGATCGTTGGCTCCATCGTCTATTTCCTGCTTGTGCGGTACGGCCCCGGCGAGATCGTCGCCGTTGGCGCTGGAATTGCGACAGCCTTTATCCTCCGTGCCTCAGCCATCCTTTTCGGCCTGGCGCTGCCAAAGGCCCGGAACTGA
- a CDS encoding fatty acid desaturase family protein — protein MSSLMKLSDALSKDELRALREKSDFKAGATLAWNWGLIAAAFAIAIIWTNPLTIVLGILILGGRQLGLGIINHDCAHHAFFKSKLVDEFVGEWLAGAPMNISLVAYRNYHLKHHKFAGTPDDPDIVFVKNYPVKRDSLMRKFKRDLTGQTGFRDTMFKIRKFKLSRNWKWLAFHVSLLGVLTLAGAPWAYLMWWAAELFIYPAIVRLRQIGEHGTAIDRSQLDARLNTGTTVAPFWQRVFIAPNNVNYHLEHHLLASIPPYNLGRMHRILASRGFYDQTDCISHGYGDVLRRAVRRDEPAMVAAE, from the coding sequence ATGTCGTCTTTAATGAAGCTCTCGGATGCCTTGTCAAAGGACGAATTGAGAGCCCTCCGAGAAAAGTCTGATTTCAAGGCGGGCGCGACGCTTGCCTGGAACTGGGGCCTCATCGCTGCGGCCTTCGCCATCGCGATCATCTGGACCAACCCGCTGACGATTGTGCTGGGTATCCTCATCCTTGGCGGCCGCCAGCTGGGGCTTGGCATCATCAATCATGACTGCGCGCACCACGCCTTCTTCAAGTCAAAACTTGTCGATGAGTTTGTCGGCGAGTGGCTGGCCGGCGCACCCATGAATATTTCGCTGGTCGCCTACCGCAACTACCACCTCAAGCACCACAAATTCGCTGGCACGCCGGACGATCCCGACATCGTCTTTGTGAAGAACTACCCGGTGAAGCGGGACAGCCTCATGCGAAAGTTCAAGCGTGACCTGACCGGACAGACCGGCTTTCGCGATACGATGTTCAAGATCCGCAAGTTCAAGCTTTCACGAAACTGGAAATGGCTGGCATTCCATGTGTCCCTGCTGGGCGTGCTGACGCTCGCGGGCGCGCCCTGGGCCTATCTGATGTGGTGGGCCGCCGAGCTGTTCATCTACCCGGCCATCGTTCGCTTGCGCCAGATCGGTGAGCACGGCACCGCGATCGACCGCTCGCAGCTGGACGCAAGGCTCAATACAGGAACGACTGTCGCCCCGTTCTGGCAGCGCGTCTTCATCGCGCCCAACAATGTGAACTACCACCTTGAGCACCATCTGCTCGCCAGCATTCCGCCCTACAATCTTGGCCGTATGCACCGCATTCTGGCGTCACGCGGCTTCTACGATCAGACCGATTGCATCTCACATGGCTATGGCGATGTGCTTCGCCGGGCGGTCCGCCGCGATGAGCCGGCCATGGTGGCGGCAGAGTAG
- a CDS encoding alpha/beta hydrolase: MTIHGPVSNTYFSQRLKLHYVDWGNEDKPPLLLVHGGRDHCRSWDWVAQELRHDWHVIAPDLRGHGDSAWSPEGNYNMQAYIYDLAQLIHQLKLAPVTIVSHSLGGNICLRYTGLYPENVKKLVAIEGLGPSPKMLEERQKTPWQDRFRKMIEDKRALSGRQPKRYDSLEQAYARMKEENSFLSEEQARHLTMNGIARNEDGTYSWKFDNYLRVWESVDLTQEQIQDLWASITCPTLLLYGEKSWASNPAEDGRDKYFQNAEVKLFPEAGHWLHHDRFDLFMETLRDFL, translated from the coding sequence ATGACAATACACGGCCCCGTTTCGAACACCTATTTCTCACAGCGTCTCAAGCTTCATTATGTTGACTGGGGCAATGAGGACAAACCGCCGCTTCTGCTGGTTCATGGCGGGCGCGACCATTGCCGCAGCTGGGACTGGGTTGCCCAGGAGTTGCGCCATGACTGGCATGTGATTGCCCCCGACCTTCGGGGCCATGGCGACAGCGCGTGGTCGCCTGAGGGCAACTACAACATGCAGGCCTATATCTATGATCTCGCGCAGCTCATTCACCAGCTGAAGCTCGCGCCGGTCACCATCGTTTCGCACTCGCTCGGCGGCAATATCTGCCTGCGCTATACCGGGCTCTATCCGGAGAATGTGAAGAAGCTCGTCGCGATCGAGGGGCTCGGCCCCAGCCCGAAAATGCTGGAGGAGCGGCAAAAGACGCCCTGGCAGGACCGGTTCCGCAAGATGATCGAGGACAAGCGCGCGCTCTCAGGTCGCCAGCCAAAGCGCTATGACAGCCTTGAACAGGCTTATGCCCGGATGAAGGAAGAGAACAGCTTCCTGTCCGAAGAGCAGGCCCGGCATCTCACAATGAACGGCATCGCCCGCAATGAGGATGGTACGTATAGCTGGAAGTTCGACAATTATCTGCGCGTCTGGGAATCGGTTGATCTCACCCAGGAGCAGATCCAGGATCTCTGGGCGTCGATCACCTGTCCGACGCTATTGCTCTACGGCGAGAAGAGCTGGGCGTCGAACCCGGCTGAGGATGGCCGGGACAAGTATTTCCAGAATGCCGAAGTGAAGCTCTTCCCGGAGGCCGGCCACTGGCTCCATCACGACCGGTTCGACCTCTTCATGGAAACGCTGCGCGACTTCCTCTGA
- a CDS encoding GNAT family N-acetyltransferase: MEIRRLSKSDVGATYPVMSQLRPHISEAEYPVWIERVLADGAHIIAAWRDGRCIGCATYRQEFRLATGDLVYVDDLVTDMNARSTGVGKALIDWVEAEANRLGAKVLILDSGTQRERAHAFYFREGFTITSFNFKKPLD; this comes from the coding sequence ATGGAAATCAGGCGACTGTCGAAGAGCGATGTCGGCGCGACATACCCCGTCATGTCCCAGCTGCGGCCGCATATTTCGGAAGCTGAGTATCCGGTATGGATAGAACGTGTCCTTGCCGACGGCGCTCATATCATTGCAGCCTGGCGAGACGGTCGCTGCATCGGTTGCGCGACTTATCGTCAGGAATTTCGGCTCGCGACCGGTGATCTTGTCTATGTCGACGATTTGGTGACGGACATGAATGCGCGCTCGACTGGCGTCGGCAAGGCGCTCATTGACTGGGTTGAAGCAGAAGCCAACCGGCTGGGGGCGAAAGTGCTTATCCTTGATTCAGGCACGCAGAGAGAGCGCGCTCACGCCTTTTACTTCCGCGAAGGCTTCACCATCACGTCCTTCAATTTCAAGAAGCCGCTGGATTAG
- a CDS encoding RNA methyltransferase produces the protein MKTIARNHQKRRFTASGSSDPSAPVWLWGQHAVEAAIANPEREVLRQIASENAARRLSLSDVEILDPKAIDKLLPPGAVHQGLAIRVKPLEALSLDDVLARPDAPTRICVLDQLSDPHNLGAIFRSAAAFGIGAIVLQTRHTPPITGVAAKAAAGAIETVAEVRAVNIARTIDQLGAEGFHTIGLAGEGSETIVDAVSGAPKVAFVMGAEGSGLRPAVAKACASLARIPMQPGMESLNVSNAAAIAFYEAFRG, from the coding sequence ATGAAGACTATCGCACGCAACCATCAGAAACGGCGTTTTACAGCTAGCGGTTCGAGCGATCCGTCCGCGCCGGTTTGGCTGTGGGGCCAACACGCCGTCGAAGCCGCAATTGCCAACCCTGAACGCGAGGTGCTGCGCCAGATCGCGAGCGAGAATGCGGCGCGCCGCCTCAGCCTGTCCGATGTCGAAATCCTCGACCCGAAAGCCATCGATAAACTTCTGCCGCCGGGCGCTGTGCATCAGGGACTGGCCATCCGCGTGAAACCACTTGAGGCGCTCTCGCTTGATGATGTGCTGGCGAGGCCCGACGCCCCGACGCGCATCTGCGTTCTCGATCAACTGTCCGACCCCCATAATCTTGGTGCTATATTCAGGTCTGCGGCGGCCTTTGGTATCGGCGCGATTGTCCTGCAGACGCGCCATACCCCACCGATCACGGGCGTGGCAGCAAAGGCTGCGGCCGGTGCGATCGAGACTGTCGCCGAAGTGCGCGCCGTCAATATTGCGCGGACGATTGACCAGCTTGGCGCGGAAGGCTTTCACACCATCGGCCTTGCCGGAGAGGGAAGCGAGACGATTGTGGATGCTGTCAGCGGTGCCCCGAAAGTGGCGTTCGTCATGGGCGCAGAAGGCTCGGGCCTTCGTCCGGCCGTGGCGAAAGCCTGCGCCAGCCTGGCGCGCATCCCAATGCAGCCGGGCATGGAGAGCCTTAACGTCTCCAATGCCGCGGCGATTGCGTTCTACGAGGCTTTCAGAGGGTAG
- a CDS encoding TraB/GumN family protein yields the protein MANRFKPVFAGACAVALLSGLAACGNDDTAPATSDPHDISASEGDDTPEAEVRRDKQDIIDEYEEALAEARTTSGSGSPALWTLSDDDTTIHMFGTVHILRPELEWRTDEFDAAFESADKLVLEIDMESEEGMRAMAQDFQKKGLYQDGRKLSTELSSTDLEALNEALKPMGIPATSFDPMEPWMAAVTLSVLQLQSDGFNPDSGVEKTLIADAREDGKTFGYLETAAFQADIFDTLPEDVQEEFLYETALALPESSQMLDQIVDEWADGDVTGLGVLVANPDTGGGEGIYDALFLERNSNWVPQIEAMLDEPGTVFIAVGAGHLAGPDSVITMLRDEGYEVEGP from the coding sequence ATGGCCAATCGTTTCAAACCTGTCTTCGCCGGGGCCTGCGCCGTGGCCCTGCTGTCAGGACTTGCCGCTTGCGGCAATGATGACACCGCGCCGGCAACCAGCGACCCGCACGACATTTCTGCAAGCGAGGGTGATGACACGCCTGAGGCCGAAGTGCGCCGCGACAAACAGGATATCATCGACGAATATGAAGAGGCGCTCGCCGAAGCCCGCACAACGAGCGGCTCAGGCTCGCCGGCCCTGTGGACGCTCTCCGATGATGACACGACGATCCATATGTTCGGCACGGTCCATATTCTACGCCCGGAGCTGGAATGGCGGACAGATGAATTTGATGCCGCGTTTGAGAGTGCCGATAAACTCGTTCTCGAAATCGACATGGAAAGTGAGGAAGGCATGCGCGCCATGGCGCAGGACTTCCAGAAGAAAGGGCTCTATCAGGATGGCCGCAAACTCTCGACAGAGCTAAGTTCAACGGACCTTGAAGCCCTGAATGAAGCCTTGAAGCCGATGGGCATACCGGCCACGAGTTTCGACCCGATGGAACCGTGGATGGCGGCGGTAACGCTATCGGTTCTGCAGCTGCAAAGTGATGGTTTCAACCCGGATTCCGGCGTTGAGAAGACCCTGATCGCCGACGCGAGAGAAGACGGAAAGACGTTCGGCTATCTCGAAACGGCCGCGTTCCAGGCCGACATCTTCGACACCCTGCCGGAAGACGTGCAGGAGGAGTTCCTGTACGAGACGGCGCTCGCCCTGCCAGAGTCCAGCCAGATGCTGGATCAGATTGTCGATGAGTGGGCTGACGGCGACGTCACCGGACTGGGCGTGCTCGTCGCCAACCCGGACACGGGCGGCGGCGAAGGCATCTATGATGCGCTGTTCCTTGAAAGAAATTCCAACTGGGTCCCACAGATCGAAGCAATGCTGGATGAGCCTGGCACGGTCTTCATCGCGGTTGGCGCTGGTCACCTCGCAGGCCCCGACAGCGTCATCACCATGCTGCGCGACGAGGGCTATGAGGTCGAAGGGCCCTGA
- a CDS encoding TadE/TadG family type IV pilus assembly protein translates to MIRFNTSSSGRRIAGDIRASTMVEFALIVPIFLIMVLGTIEFSIYVFKRNFVKHVLYEMARDIQTGEIQTADDPETAFNDLVCANSSILFSCNDLYFDVRSFKELKDAKLPDAAFNGSTPANFVFKPGKSEEITVMRVATPYHFVTPFMQDIFQPSGEPMILIGFTMGKNEPFGCVKKC, encoded by the coding sequence GTGATCCGTTTCAATACCTCCTCTTCGGGCCGCCGCATTGCCGGTGACATAAGGGCGTCGACAATGGTCGAGTTCGCCCTGATCGTCCCGATATTCCTGATCATGGTTCTCGGTACGATTGAATTTTCGATCTACGTCTTCAAGCGAAACTTCGTCAAACACGTTCTGTATGAGATGGCGCGCGACATCCAGACCGGCGAAATCCAGACAGCAGACGATCCTGAAACGGCGTTCAATGACCTTGTCTGTGCCAACAGCTCCATATTGTTCAGCTGCAATGATCTTTATTTCGACGTTCGCTCATTCAAGGAATTGAAGGACGCAAAGCTTCCGGATGCCGCGTTCAATGGCAGCACGCCAGCCAACTTTGTCTTCAAGCCCGGCAAGTCAGAAGAGATCACCGTGATGCGAGTGGCGACGCCCTATCACTTCGTGACGCCGTTCATGCAGGACATCTTCCAGCCGTCCGGTGAGCCGATGATCCTGATCGGGTTCACCATGGGCAAGAACGAACCGTTCGGGTGTGTCAAGAAATGCTGA